In a single window of the Carnobacterium gallinarum DSM 4847 genome:
- a CDS encoding SPL family radical SAM protein, translating to MDFIPAKTLLTKNKTTNWFGYEYNMNIYRGCHHGCIYCDSRSSCYQVEDFDRVRAKENSTNLLFQNLTSKRQKGIIGTGAMSDPYNHDEKKYKLTRLALEQINQAGFGIGITTKSDLITRDIDLLTAIKQHSPVIAGISITAADDSLAKKIERNVSSSSKRFHALKKLTDAGIYSGVLLMPVLPFITDSKENILSIVHQAFEAGVNFIYPWFGMTLRENQQIHYYQWLDHLFPDIKQKYIQTYHNSYSCPIPNEQELSYLFKNECTKLGITYQMKKIITEYQKDYHMEQINLF from the coding sequence ATGGATTTTATCCCCGCTAAAACATTATTAACTAAAAATAAAACAACCAATTGGTTTGGCTATGAATACAATATGAATATTTATCGTGGCTGTCATCATGGTTGTATCTATTGTGATTCTCGTAGCTCTTGTTATCAAGTTGAAGATTTCGATCGAGTGCGTGCCAAAGAAAATAGTACAAATTTACTTTTCCAAAACCTAACAAGTAAACGTCAAAAAGGCATCATCGGAACGGGTGCAATGAGTGATCCTTACAATCATGACGAAAAAAAATACAAGCTTACTCGGCTGGCACTTGAACAAATTAATCAAGCAGGATTTGGCATTGGTATTACTACAAAAAGCGATTTAATTACACGTGATATCGATTTATTAACTGCTATCAAGCAACATTCCCCTGTCATTGCTGGCATTTCCATCACAGCGGCAGATGATAGCTTAGCAAAAAAAATCGAACGAAATGTAAGTTCCAGTTCCAAACGTTTTCATGCTCTAAAAAAACTAACAGATGCTGGAATTTACAGTGGCGTACTACTAATGCCCGTTCTGCCCTTCATTACAGATTCAAAAGAAAATATTTTAAGCATTGTCCATCAAGCTTTTGAAGCTGGTGTTAACTTTATCTACCCTTGGTTTGGTATGACCTTACGAGAAAACCAACAAATCCACTATTATCAATGGCTAGATCATCTCTTCCCTGATATTAAACAAAAATACATCCAAACTTACCATAATAGCTATTCTTGTCCTATCCCAAATGAGCAAGAGTTAAGCTATTTATTTAAAAACGAATGCACGAAACTAGGCATTACCTATCAAATGAAAAAAATTATTACCGAATATCAGAAAGATTACCATATGGAGCAAATTAATTTATTTTGA